One part of the Eucalyptus grandis isolate ANBG69807.140 chromosome 10, ASM1654582v1, whole genome shotgun sequence genome encodes these proteins:
- the LOC104428844 gene encoding thiosulfate sulfurtransferase 18: MASLESSGPEVVTIDVLAARDLVSTGHRFLDVRTEEEFKEGHPEAEDVLNIPYLFVTPEGRVNNPRFLEQVSSAYGLEDRIVVGCRSGARSLSAGADMLKAGYKHVWNMGGGHLAWADKGLPVKKPLEEEMKLHLDPKAEGVTKEEKLEVAI, from the exons ATGGCTTCTCTCGAGAG CTCTGGGCCGGAAGTGGTCACCATCGACGTTCTCGCGGCCAGGGATCTGGTCAGCACCGGCCACCGTTTCCTGGACGTGAG GACCGAAGAAGAGTTCAAGGAGGGTCACCCCGAGGCGGAGGACGTCTTGAACATTCCCTACCTCTTCGTTACCCCGGAAG GTAGAGTGAACAATCCTCGGTTCCTGGAGCAAGTTTCATCGGCCTATGGATTGGAAGATCGCATTGTGGTG GGATGCCGGAGCGGAGCCCGATCGCTGTCTGCCGGCGCCGACATGCTTAAAGCC GGATACAAGCATGTGTGGAACATGGGAGGAGGTCACCTGGCTTGGGCTGACAAGGGATTGCCCGTGAAGAAGCCACTCGAGGAGGAGATGAAACTTCACCTTGACCCGAAGGCTGAAGGAGTCACcaaggaagagaaacttgaagTGGctatttaa
- the LOC104422770 gene encoding oligopeptide transporter 7-like isoform X2 yields MATSASHEEGASAPLIRKEIGAHGPSSSAAAAAVGLAAGGGSSPIEQVALTVPEEDDPSLPAVTFRTFVLGTLACSLLSFLNQFFWYRREPLSVTSVSAQIAVVPLGHLMAGVITKRVFFEGSKWQFTLNPGPFNVKEHVLITIFANSGAATVYAIDIISVVKIFYRKEMSFLVALVVVLTTQVLGFGWAGMFRRYLVKPAAMWWPQNLVQVSLFRALHEKEQRLKGRLTRNHFFLIAFVCSFSYYVFPGYLFPMLTSLSWICWIFPASVVAHQLGSGLHGLGIGAIGLDWSSISSYLGSPLASPWFATANIAVGFAFVVYVITPFTYWLNIYRSRTFPIFSDSLFTSSGQKYNIETIIDEHFHLDAEAYEREGPLYLSTFFAVYYGFGFACLTATVVHVFLFHGKEIWLLSKSAFSEKKMDIHTKLMRRYKQVPEWWFTCILLVNIAATIFTCQYFKDQLQLPWWGVLLACALALFFTLPVGVITATTNQTPGLNVITEFIIGYIYPGYPVANILFKVYGYVSMKQGITFLQDFKLGHYMKIPPRAMFMAQH; encoded by the exons ATGGCCACGTCCGCGAGCCATGAAGAAGGCGCCTCGGCTCCGCTCA TCCGGAAGGAGATCGGAGCTCATGGCCCCTcctcgtcggcggcggcggcggcggtggggcTTGCCGCCGGGGGCGGGAGCTCCCCGATCGAGCAGGTCGCCCTCACGGTCCCGGAGGAGGACGACCCGTCCCTCCCGGCCGTCACGTTCCGCACGTTCGTCCTCGGCACCCTGGCGTGctccctcctctccttcctcaaCCAGTTCTTCTGGTACCGCCGCGAGCCTCTCTCCGTGACCTCCGTCTCCGCTCAGATCGCCGTCGTCCCTCTAG GTCACCTTATGGCCGGAGTGATCACGAAGAGAGTGTTCTTCGAGGGGAGCAAGTGGCAATTCACGCTCAATCCGGGGCCGTTCAACGTCAAGGAGCATGTGCTGATCACGATCTTTGCCAACTCGGGTGCCGCCACCGTCTACGCCATTGACATCATCAGCGTGGTCAAGATCTTCTACCGGAAGGAGATGTCGTTTCTTGTGGCGCTGGTCGTCGTCCTCACGACGCAGGTCTTGGGGTTCGGCTGGGCCGGGATGTTCCGGCGGTACTTGGTGAAGCCCGCCGCCATGTGGTGGCCCCAGAATCTGGTGCAAGTCTCGTTGTTCAG AGCACTGCACGAGAAAGAGCAGAGGCTTAAAGGCAGATTGACGCGGAACCATTTTTTCCTTATAGCCTTTGTCTGTAGCTTCAGTTACTATGTCTTTCCAGGTTACCTCTTTCCAATGTTGACCTCTCTTTCCTGGATCTGCTGGATATTCCCCGCTTCAGTTGTAGCTCACCAGTTGGGTTCTGGACTCCATGGTCTAGGGATTGGTGCAATCGGACTCGACTGGTCCAGCATCTCCTCTTATCTCGGTAGTCCACTGGCTAGCCCGTGGTTTGCTACTGCCAATATTGCTGTTGGTTTTGCCTTTGTCGTGTATGTCATCACACCATTTACTTACTGGCTCAACATATACAGATCCAGGACTTTCCCAATATTCTCAGATAGCCTGTTCACATCTTCGGGACAAAAGTACAACATCGAGACTATCATAGATGAACACTTTCATTTAGATGCCGAAGCATATGAAAGAGAGGGTCCTCTTTATCTGAGCACCTTCTTTGCTGTGTACTATGGCTTCGGCTTTGCCTGCCTTACTGCTACTGTTGTTCATGTGTTCCTCTTCCATGGAAA AGAAATATGGCTGCTGAGCAAGTCTGCCTTTAGTGAGAAGAAAATGGATATACACACTAAGCTCATGAGAAGATACAAGCAAGTCCCTGAATGGTGGTTTACTTGTATTCTTTTGGTAAATATTGCGGCAACCATATTTACATGTCAGTATTTCAAGGATCAGCTTCAACTACCGTGGTGGGGTGTTCTGCTAGCATGTGCTCTTGCCTTATTTTTCACTCTTCCTGTTGGAGTCATCACTGCAACGACAAATCAG ACACCGGGTTTGAACGTAATCACAGAATTTATCATTGGGTACATTTACCCAGGATATCCAGTTGCGAACATTCTATTTAAAGTCTATGGGTACGTCAGTATGAAGCAAGGGATCACATTCTTACAAGACTTCAAGCTTGGGCACTACATGAAAATTCCTCCTCGAGCGATGTTTATGGCACAG CATTAG
- the LOC104428843 gene encoding LOW QUALITY PROTEIN: receptor homology region, transmembrane domain- and RING domain-containing protein 1 (The sequence of the model RefSeq protein was modified relative to this genomic sequence to represent the inferred CDS: deleted 1 base in 1 codon): protein MREALVGLAFAICCCCSAIGRSSATVVLKPSAFDDLPAKFAVDVGEEGICGALEIADPADACSALRRRGVRLSGNGNGNGNGTDLMRFALIVRGNCSFQDKIVNAQIAGFRAVIVYDDREKVDLVYMMVDPKDITIPAVFVSNEAGQSLKEHAQVGTGECCIYETRVETGWTVLAISFISLIVIFGILALTLFVPRRLLYWRRKNAYVKHVDDKIVAELPSFAFNSAQSSDKYTREVCAICLEDYKDGEILKSLPCQHEFHLGCVESWLKKGGLFCPVCKHDVRTKRACQETQRETGL from the exons ATGAGGGAGGCGTTGGTCGGCCTCGCGTTCGccatctgctgctgctgctcggCGATCGGAAGGTCGTCGGCCACCGTCGTCTTGAAGCCCTCCGCCTTCGACGACCTTCCCGCCAAATTCG CCGTAGATGTGGGCGAGGAGGGGATATGCGGAGCGCTGGAGATTGCCGATCCCGCGGACGCTTGCTCCGCGCTGCGCCGCCGCGGCGTTCGATTGAGCGGGAACGGGAACGGGAACGGGAACGGGACCGATTTGATGAGGTTTGCGTTGATCGTGAGGGGCAATTGCTCGTTCCAGGACAAGATCGTGAACGCGCAGATTGCCGGCTTCCGCGCGGTCATTGTTTACGATGACCGCGAGAAGGTCGATTTGGTGTACA TGATGGTTGATCCCAAGGATATCACGATTCCTGCAGTTTTCGTTTCGAATGAAGCCGGTCAAAGTCTAAAGGAGCATGCCCAAGTTGGAACTGGGGAATGCTGCATTTATGAAACTCGTGTCGAAACAGGCTGGACAGTGCTGGCTATATCTTTCATCTCCCTTATTGTAATATTTGGCATATTGGCTTTGACCTTGTTTGTTCCAAGACGATTGCTGTACTGGCGAAGGAAGAACGCAT ATGTAAAACATGTAGATGATAAAATCGTGGCAGAACTTCCCAGCTTTGCCTTCAATTCTGCTCAAAGTAGTGACAAGTACACTAGGGAAGTTTGTGCCATCTGTCTCGAGGATTACAAAGATGGAGAGATCCTTAAATCCCTTCCTTGCCAACACG AATTTCATTTGGGCTGTGTGGAGTCTTGGCTGAAGAAGGGAGGATTGTTCTGCCCTGTGTGCAAGCATGATGTGAGGACCAAGAGAGCATGTCAAGAG ACACAGCGAGAAACCGGGCTTTag
- the LOC104422770 gene encoding oligopeptide transporter 7-like isoform X1, with the protein MATSASHEEGASAPLIRKEIGAHGPSSSAAAAAVGLAAGGGSSPIEQVALTVPEEDDPSLPAVTFRTFVLGTLACSLLSFLNQFFWYRREPLSVTSVSAQIAVVPLGHLMAGVITKRVFFEGSKWQFTLNPGPFNVKEHVLITIFANSGAATVYAIDIISVVKIFYRKEMSFLVALVVVLTTQVLGFGWAGMFRRYLVKPAAMWWPQNLVQVSLFRALHEKEQRLKGRLTRNHFFLIAFVCSFSYYVFPGYLFPMLTSLSWICWIFPASVVAHQLGSGLHGLGIGAIGLDWSSISSYLGSPLASPWFATANIAVGFAFVVYVITPFTYWLNIYRSRTFPIFSDSLFTSSGQKYNIETIIDEHFHLDAEAYEREGPLYLSTFFAVYYGFGFACLTATVVHVFLFHGKEIWLLSKSAFSEKKMDIHTKLMRRYKQVPEWWFTCILLVNIAATIFTCQYFKDQLQLPWWGVLLACALALFFTLPVGVITATTNQTPGLNVITEFIIGYIYPGYPVANILFKVYGYVSMKQGITFLQDFKLGHYMKIPPRAMFMAQVVGTIVAALVHLGTAWWLMDMVPDICNRELLPAGSPWTCPSDHVFYDASVIWGLIGPRRIFGDLGHYSAINWFFLVGAIAPFIVWLAHKAFPDKEWIKLITMPVLLGATSHMPPATAVNYTNWIIAGFLSGFIAYRYYRGWWSRRNYVLSGALDAGLAFMAVLLYLCLEMKHVSLSWWGEDPDGCPLASCPTAKGVVVEGCPVF; encoded by the exons ATGGCCACGTCCGCGAGCCATGAAGAAGGCGCCTCGGCTCCGCTCA TCCGGAAGGAGATCGGAGCTCATGGCCCCTcctcgtcggcggcggcggcggcggtggggcTTGCCGCCGGGGGCGGGAGCTCCCCGATCGAGCAGGTCGCCCTCACGGTCCCGGAGGAGGACGACCCGTCCCTCCCGGCCGTCACGTTCCGCACGTTCGTCCTCGGCACCCTGGCGTGctccctcctctccttcctcaaCCAGTTCTTCTGGTACCGCCGCGAGCCTCTCTCCGTGACCTCCGTCTCCGCTCAGATCGCCGTCGTCCCTCTAG GTCACCTTATGGCCGGAGTGATCACGAAGAGAGTGTTCTTCGAGGGGAGCAAGTGGCAATTCACGCTCAATCCGGGGCCGTTCAACGTCAAGGAGCATGTGCTGATCACGATCTTTGCCAACTCGGGTGCCGCCACCGTCTACGCCATTGACATCATCAGCGTGGTCAAGATCTTCTACCGGAAGGAGATGTCGTTTCTTGTGGCGCTGGTCGTCGTCCTCACGACGCAGGTCTTGGGGTTCGGCTGGGCCGGGATGTTCCGGCGGTACTTGGTGAAGCCCGCCGCCATGTGGTGGCCCCAGAATCTGGTGCAAGTCTCGTTGTTCAG AGCACTGCACGAGAAAGAGCAGAGGCTTAAAGGCAGATTGACGCGGAACCATTTTTTCCTTATAGCCTTTGTCTGTAGCTTCAGTTACTATGTCTTTCCAGGTTACCTCTTTCCAATGTTGACCTCTCTTTCCTGGATCTGCTGGATATTCCCCGCTTCAGTTGTAGCTCACCAGTTGGGTTCTGGACTCCATGGTCTAGGGATTGGTGCAATCGGACTCGACTGGTCCAGCATCTCCTCTTATCTCGGTAGTCCACTGGCTAGCCCGTGGTTTGCTACTGCCAATATTGCTGTTGGTTTTGCCTTTGTCGTGTATGTCATCACACCATTTACTTACTGGCTCAACATATACAGATCCAGGACTTTCCCAATATTCTCAGATAGCCTGTTCACATCTTCGGGACAAAAGTACAACATCGAGACTATCATAGATGAACACTTTCATTTAGATGCCGAAGCATATGAAAGAGAGGGTCCTCTTTATCTGAGCACCTTCTTTGCTGTGTACTATGGCTTCGGCTTTGCCTGCCTTACTGCTACTGTTGTTCATGTGTTCCTCTTCCATGGAAA AGAAATATGGCTGCTGAGCAAGTCTGCCTTTAGTGAGAAGAAAATGGATATACACACTAAGCTCATGAGAAGATACAAGCAAGTCCCTGAATGGTGGTTTACTTGTATTCTTTTGGTAAATATTGCGGCAACCATATTTACATGTCAGTATTTCAAGGATCAGCTTCAACTACCGTGGTGGGGTGTTCTGCTAGCATGTGCTCTTGCCTTATTTTTCACTCTTCCTGTTGGAGTCATCACTGCAACGACAAATCAG ACACCGGGTTTGAACGTAATCACAGAATTTATCATTGGGTACATTTACCCAGGATATCCAGTTGCGAACATTCTATTTAAAGTCTATGGGTACGTCAGTATGAAGCAAGGGATCACATTCTTACAAGACTTCAAGCTTGGGCACTACATGAAAATTCCTCCTCGAGCGATGTTTATGGCACAG GTGGTCGGTACCATTGTTGCAGCATTAGTGCATCTCGGAACAGCGTGGTGGCTTATGGATATGGTCCCTGACATTTGTAACCGGGAGCTGCTTCCGGCAGGCAGTCCGTGGACTTGCCCCAGTGACCATGTATTTTATGATGCTTCAGTCATCTGGGGTCTGATCGGGCCCCGCAGGATATTCGGAGATCTCGGCCACTACTCTGCCATCAACTGGTTCTTCTTGGTAGGGGCCATAGCTCCTTTCATTGTCTGGCTCGCGCACAAGGCCTTTCCGGACAAGGAGTGGATTAAACTCATCACAATGCCAGTGCTCCTTGGTGCTACCTCACACATGCCTCCAGCTACTGCTGTTAACTACACCAATTGGATCATCGCCGGATTTTTGTCGGGATTCATTGCCTACCGATACTATCGAGGCTGGTGGAGTCGCCGTAATTACGTACTGTCGGGTGCACTCGATGCCGGGTTAGCCTTCATGGCCGTCCTCCTGTACTTGTGTTTGGAAATGAAGCATGTCAGCCTCAGTTGGTGGGGTGAAGATCCGGATGGATGTCCATTAGCCTCTTGTCCTACGGCCAAGGGGGTCGTCGTAGAAGGCTGTCCGGTCTTTTGA